A genomic segment from Actinoplanes sichuanensis encodes:
- a CDS encoding AfsR/SARP family transcriptional regulator gives MATLRYHILGTLSVTRDERPVAVTAGRDRVVLAMMLLHPGRIVSLGELTEAIWGADPPATARGQVQTCVSRLRRGLPADAIMTDPAGYGIRVEPGELDSERFLMLVDAARSASGPAVARAAYREALDLWRGPACAEIDAAAVRQAAAMLDERRAVAIEDAMNLELAAGRARELLGELASLVDRFPLRERLRGQLMMALFQSGRRADALAEFRRARDVLRDELGIEPGRELQDLHRDILAGAVPEVPVPAPAMPVGGAIRCLPRTVSDFTGRTEQVDRLIAGIEAAESSGPVVAVLDGMAGSGKTTLALHVATLIGDRFPDGHLFVDLQGHSEQDPVDPAAALLTLLRQLGHSAEEIPPEPVERVGFWRTQVAGRRLLIVLDNAATSAQIADLLPTTPGSLALVTGRRRLAGLDGIQLESLPVLAHDEAMALLDRIVGERVRGDPDGAAEVVRRCGALPLAVRLAGARLAHRPRWRVSDLLSRLGESALPELAAEDRTVAGAFTLTYRQLPPPLQRVFRLLGVYPVGTIDDLAVAALAGLTLDEARDALDELVDVHLLEEPERGVYRMHDLIREYAGMLAADLPGPDRHAALTGVLDLELHALIAAVASSHHDVLSRDLGWPRPDRPDLVATLEDPHTRLERERPGLAALVDAAGAAGCRGYAWRIPRAAWQPLFFRGYMDDIRDLHQRAMHWIESSGDRGAIATIANYLASAYSRGGEHGPAEEYLLLAIRLREELGEAGALATSYGNLGTLYQSQGRFAEAIEAIHTSRRIVARQRMQTSSAGPLGTLAEVLGRLGRYDEALHYARLRLIAVIEHEEEGPLALAVLLLQRLKYARGRIGVDTAHRYVDVARRLAIRSGSRSIMADLHHDRARLFRDAGRYADACAEHRRALDIAVRMRDTRHEAEFSHALATTLRLAGDVSGAREMYARSLRLATAGQMAYSIARAQAGLAACLDPGDPEAAALRVRAIALFRQIGIDCDPSEVERGWSGDD, from the coding sequence ATGGCTACTTTGCGCTACCACATTCTAGGAACACTCTCTGTTACGAGAGATGAGCGTCCGGTAGCGGTGACGGCCGGGCGTGATCGGGTCGTACTCGCGATGATGCTCCTGCACCCGGGGCGCATTGTGAGTCTCGGCGAACTGACCGAGGCGATCTGGGGCGCCGATCCGCCGGCCACCGCGCGGGGCCAGGTACAGACCTGCGTGTCCCGGCTGCGGCGCGGCCTTCCGGCCGACGCGATCATGACCGACCCGGCGGGGTACGGGATCCGCGTCGAACCGGGCGAGCTGGACTCGGAACGGTTCCTCATGCTCGTCGACGCCGCCCGATCGGCATCCGGGCCCGCGGTCGCCCGGGCGGCGTACCGGGAGGCCCTCGATCTGTGGCGCGGTCCGGCGTGCGCGGAGATCGACGCGGCGGCGGTCCGGCAGGCGGCGGCGATGCTCGACGAGCGGCGCGCGGTCGCCATCGAGGACGCGATGAATCTGGAGCTGGCCGCCGGCCGGGCCCGGGAGCTGCTCGGCGAGCTGGCCTCCCTGGTCGACCGGTTCCCGTTGCGGGAGCGGCTGCGCGGCCAGCTGATGATGGCGCTGTTCCAATCGGGGCGGCGGGCCGACGCGCTCGCCGAGTTCCGGCGGGCTCGCGACGTGCTGCGCGACGAGCTGGGTATCGAACCCGGCCGCGAGCTGCAGGATCTGCACCGCGACATCCTGGCCGGTGCGGTGCCCGAGGTCCCGGTTCCGGCGCCGGCGATGCCGGTCGGCGGGGCTATCCGATGCCTTCCCCGTACGGTCAGCGACTTCACCGGTCGTACCGAGCAGGTCGATCGCCTGATCGCCGGGATCGAGGCGGCCGAGTCGTCGGGTCCGGTGGTGGCGGTCCTGGACGGGATGGCCGGCAGCGGCAAGACCACCCTGGCGCTGCACGTCGCGACCCTGATCGGCGACCGGTTCCCGGACGGGCATCTCTTCGTCGACCTGCAGGGCCACAGCGAGCAGGATCCGGTCGATCCGGCCGCGGCCCTGCTGACCCTGCTCCGTCAGCTCGGGCACAGCGCCGAGGAGATCCCACCGGAGCCGGTCGAGCGGGTCGGGTTCTGGCGTACCCAGGTGGCCGGTCGTCGGCTCTTGATCGTCCTGGACAATGCGGCCACCAGCGCCCAGATCGCCGATCTGCTGCCGACCACACCGGGCAGCCTGGCGCTGGTCACCGGCCGTCGGCGGCTGGCCGGGCTGGACGGCATCCAGCTGGAGTCACTGCCGGTCCTGGCCCACGACGAGGCGATGGCGCTGCTGGATCGGATCGTCGGGGAGCGGGTGCGGGGCGATCCGGACGGGGCGGCCGAGGTGGTCCGGCGATGCGGTGCCCTGCCGCTGGCGGTCCGGCTGGCCGGCGCCCGGCTCGCCCATCGGCCCCGCTGGCGGGTGTCCGACCTGCTCAGCCGGCTCGGCGAGTCGGCGTTGCCGGAGCTGGCGGCCGAGGACCGTACCGTGGCCGGTGCCTTCACCCTCACCTACCGGCAGTTGCCGCCGCCGCTGCAGCGGGTGTTCCGGCTGCTCGGCGTGTATCCGGTCGGCACCATCGACGACCTCGCGGTGGCCGCCCTGGCCGGACTCACCCTGGACGAGGCCCGGGACGCGCTGGACGAGTTGGTCGACGTGCACCTGCTGGAGGAACCGGAGCGGGGCGTCTACCGGATGCACGACCTGATCCGTGAGTACGCCGGGATGCTCGCCGCCGACCTGCCCGGCCCCGACCGGCACGCGGCCCTGACCGGCGTGCTCGACCTGGAACTGCACGCGCTGATCGCGGCGGTCGCGTCCAGCCACCACGACGTGCTGAGCCGGGATCTCGGCTGGCCCCGCCCGGACCGGCCGGACCTGGTGGCGACGCTGGAGGACCCGCACACCCGGTTGGAACGGGAACGACCGGGCCTGGCCGCCCTGGTCGACGCGGCCGGGGCGGCCGGATGCCGCGGATATGCCTGGCGGATCCCGCGGGCCGCCTGGCAGCCGCTCTTCTTCCGCGGCTACATGGACGACATCCGCGACCTGCACCAGCGGGCCATGCACTGGATCGAGTCGTCAGGTGACCGGGGCGCCATCGCCACCATCGCCAACTACCTGGCCTCGGCCTACTCCCGGGGCGGCGAGCACGGCCCGGCCGAGGAGTACCTACTGCTGGCCATCCGGTTGCGGGAGGAACTCGGCGAGGCGGGCGCGCTCGCCACCAGCTACGGCAACCTGGGCACGCTCTACCAGTCACAGGGCCGGTTCGCCGAGGCGATCGAGGCGATCCACACGTCCCGTCGGATCGTGGCCCGGCAGCGGATGCAGACCTCCTCGGCCGGTCCGCTGGGCACCCTGGCCGAGGTGCTCGGCCGGCTCGGCCGCTACGACGAGGCGCTGCACTACGCCCGGCTCCGGCTGATCGCGGTGATCGAGCACGAGGAGGAGGGGCCGCTCGCGCTCGCCGTCCTGCTGCTCCAGCGTCTGAAGTACGCGCGTGGCCGGATCGGTGTCGACACCGCGCACCGGTATGTCGACGTGGCCCGGCGGCTCGCGATCCGCAGCGGCTCCCGGTCGATCATGGCGGATCTGCACCACGACCGGGCCCGCCTGTTCCGGGACGCCGGCCGGTACGCCGACGCGTGCGCCGAGCACCGCCGGGCCCTGGACATCGCGGTCCGGATGCGGGACACCAGGCACGAGGCCGAGTTCAGTCACGCCCTGGCCACCACGCTGCGCCTGGCCGGGGACGTGTCCGGTGCCCGGGAGATGTACGCGCGGTCGCTCCGGCTGGCCACGGCCGGGCAGATGGCGTACTCCATCGCTCGTGCCCAGGCCGGGCTGGCCGCCTGCCTCGACCCGGGCGATCCGGAGGCGGCGGCGCTGCGGGTGAGGGCCATCGCACTCTTCCGGCAGATCGGTATCGACTGCGATCCGTCCGAGGTCGAGAGAGGATGGTCCGGTGACGACTGA
- a CDS encoding class II fumarate hydratase — MTTDENGFRIERDTMGEVRVPVAALWRAQTQRAVENFPISGRGLEPSHIRALARIKGAAARVNANLGVLEKDLAESIATAAAHVADGGYDDQFPVDVFQTGSGTSSNMNANEVIATLASRDLGRPVHPNDHVNASQSSNDVFPSSIHLAATEAVSADLIPALGHLAVALSAKAETFKNVVKSGRTHLMDATPVTLGQEFSGYARQVTNGVERLRDTLPRLGELPLGGTAVGTGVNTPAGFAPAVIRLLAEETGLPLTEARDHFEAQGARDALVEASGQLRVIAAGLYKIANDIRWMGSGPRAGLRELRLPDLQPGSSIMPGKVNPVVPEAVRQVAAQVIGNDATVAFAGTQGDFELNVMLPVMARNVLESIRLLAAVARLFADRCVDGLEADEEVTRGYAEGSPSIVTPLNRYLGYDEAAAIAKQALATGRTIREVVIERGHVGNGTLTEAQLDESLDVLRMTRP; from the coding sequence GTGACGACTGACGAGAACGGATTCCGGATCGAACGCGACACGATGGGCGAGGTGCGGGTGCCGGTTGCCGCGCTGTGGCGGGCGCAGACGCAGCGCGCGGTGGAGAACTTCCCGATCTCCGGCCGTGGCCTGGAGCCGTCCCACATCCGGGCGCTGGCTCGGATCAAGGGCGCCGCCGCCCGGGTCAACGCGAACCTCGGCGTGCTGGAGAAGGACCTGGCCGAGTCGATCGCGACGGCCGCCGCGCACGTGGCCGACGGCGGCTACGACGACCAGTTCCCGGTCGACGTCTTTCAGACCGGTTCCGGCACCTCGTCGAACATGAACGCCAACGAGGTCATCGCCACCCTGGCCAGTCGCGATCTGGGTCGGCCGGTGCACCCGAACGACCACGTCAACGCCTCGCAGTCGTCCAACGACGTCTTCCCGTCCTCGATCCACCTGGCCGCCACCGAGGCGGTCAGCGCCGACCTGATCCCGGCGCTCGGCCACCTGGCGGTGGCGCTGAGCGCCAAGGCGGAAACCTTCAAGAACGTTGTCAAGAGCGGCCGCACGCACCTCATGGATGCCACTCCGGTCACTCTGGGCCAAGAGTTCTCGGGGTACGCACGACAGGTCACCAACGGTGTCGAGCGCCTGCGCGACACCCTGCCCCGGCTCGGTGAGCTGCCGCTCGGCGGCACCGCGGTCGGCACCGGGGTGAACACGCCGGCCGGGTTCGCCCCGGCGGTGATCCGCCTGCTGGCCGAGGAGACCGGACTGCCGCTGACCGAGGCCCGCGACCACTTCGAGGCGCAGGGCGCCCGGGACGCACTGGTCGAGGCGTCCGGCCAGCTCCGGGTGATCGCCGCCGGCCTCTACAAGATCGCCAACGACATCCGCTGGATGGGCTCGGGTCCGCGGGCCGGCCTGCGTGAGCTGCGCCTGCCCGATCTCCAGCCCGGTTCGTCGATCATGCCCGGCAAGGTGAACCCGGTGGTGCCGGAAGCGGTTCGCCAGGTCGCCGCCCAGGTCATCGGCAACGACGCGACCGTCGCCTTCGCCGGGACCCAGGGCGACTTCGAGCTCAACGTGATGCTGCCGGTGATGGCCCGCAACGTGCTGGAGTCGATCCGGCTGTTGGCCGCGGTGGCCCGCCTCTTCGCCGACCGCTGCGTCGACGGTCTGGAGGCGGACGAGGAGGTCACCCGGGGCTACGCGGAGGGCTCACCGTCGATCGTCACCCCGCTCAACCGCTACCTGGGTTACGACGAGGCGGCCGCCATCGCGAAACAGGCACTGGCCACCGGGCGGACGATCCGCGAGGTGGTGATCGAGCGCGGACACGTCGGCAACGGCACGTTGACCGAGGCGCAGCTCGACGAATCGCTCGATGTTCTTCGGATGACCAGACCGTAA